TCGCCTGAACACTCTCCTGTACAAATTATAAATATAGATTAATGGTTGAATTACCTGCAGCTAGCTTCGTGTTTCAGCTCTATTCATCAGTTCCAATATGCCTCTTTGCGCTCCTTATCTCACCATCATCATCGCCATAGCCACCTTCTTATTATTAATCCCTCCATCCATCTCTACTGCTTCCCCACCTCCGGTTGGATTTGCCGTCCGGCTGATCCACCGCGACTCCCCGTTCTCCCCATTCTACAGCTCTTCCCTCTCCTCCGTCCACCGCTTCCAATCATCCCTTCGACGCTCCCTCTCCCGCCTCCGTCACCTCCACCACTCCCTAACCACCGCTGACGTTTCCTCGAAACTTCTCCCCCTCGACGGCGAGTACGTCATGGCCTTCTCCTTCGGCACTCCCCGCGTCCAAGCCTATGCCGTTGCCGACACCGGCAGCGAGCTCATCTGGCTCCCACCCCGCTCCTGcaaatcctccaaatcctcctccTACAAACAACTCTCCTGCGCCGCCGACGACTGCGCCGACCTCCCCTCTGCCGCCTGCAAAGATTCCGGCGACGACACCTGCGAGTTCAGAATCCGGTACCAGGACGACTCCAAAGTCCGAGGAACCCTCTCCTCCGACTCCTTCTCCTTCGACGAGGTCGACGTCGGGAACCTAACCTTCGGCTGCGCCAGCAACGTCTCCGGGAGCTTCGCGGGTTACCCTGCCGGCGTAATGGGTCTGAGCCCGAGAGCTCTGTCTCTGCCCTCCCAGCTGAGAACCC
This genomic stretch from Malania oleifera isolate guangnan ecotype guangnan chromosome 3, ASM2987363v1, whole genome shotgun sequence harbors:
- the LOC131151198 gene encoding aspartic proteinase CDR1-like; translation: MPLCAPYLTIIIAIATFLLLIPPSISTASPPPVGFAVRLIHRDSPFSPFYSSSLSSVHRFQSSLRRSLSRLRHLHHSLTTADVSSKLLPLDGEYVMAFSFGTPRVQAYAVADTGSELIWLPPRSCKSSKSSSYKQLSCAADDCADLPSAACKDSGDDTCEFRIRYQDDSKVRGTLSSDSFSFDEVDVGNLTFGCASNVSGSFAGYPAGVMGLSPRALSLPSQLRTRKFSYCMVPPDDEEAESGSRMYFGSEPVTAGGQTPILTGPDRRNQYYVSLEGISVGEERIEAGGEGLMVDTGTQYTVLAGEVYDGLVEALRRRKAGSWRRRGGGRGVCFVGSWEELGEVADVSLEMDGAVVELTKESTYVEVGSGVWCLGIARSESGLSILGNYQQQNYYVGFDLDAGVVSFAPVDCASS